From the Marinomonas sp. THO17 genome, one window contains:
- a CDS encoding methyl-accepting chemotaxis protein: MSFLTQISIRKRLLIGFGCILLLMVILTGMGIQKVNYIDLTLAEVTDINAVKQRHAINFRGSVHDRAIAIRDIAIASSIEQVKQFSDEIKALANDYQKSRQDINQMILNGIVFTDVERQILDKIEDIHRHTQPLIQRTIEDRTNGQDISELVLKELRPAFIDWLANINQFIDYQEQINQSETPKARAVAGNFQELMLSFTIIAIIISCLIAFLIERSLHKSLGGEPHEAANLLSEIAQGDLTIKINTPYNKSILGSLALMRDKLQSTVENILQASSRLTNQLDIVSDGSNHILSAANQQATLTNMSLGKLEGMRSSVNTVAEKASRTEENSSTTLAYAKQSRQVITKNAEEMTHISNMVDKTAKQIHKLDQLTKEVSSITNIISDISDQTNLLALNAAIEAARAGESGRGFAVVADEVRHLAKRTSDATTQIDVTLSQIQSEVREFVIAMETTQPLVENGRSLAEQASQLLTNIEQHASDSLSQIKDVVQTTLSQQDAINNVANVIDQLNNTSQQTMSLLETNDTATNKLNNLANDLKTDIRFFKV, encoded by the coding sequence ATGTCGTTCTTAACGCAAATTTCAATTCGTAAACGCCTACTCATAGGATTCGGGTGTATTCTTCTGCTTATGGTCATTCTCACCGGGATGGGTATTCAAAAAGTAAACTATATCGACCTTACCCTTGCCGAGGTTACTGACATCAATGCCGTCAAACAACGCCATGCGATCAACTTTCGTGGCAGTGTCCATGACAGAGCAATCGCTATTCGTGATATTGCTATTGCCTCTTCTATAGAGCAAGTTAAGCAGTTTTCTGATGAAATTAAAGCGTTAGCTAATGATTATCAAAAGTCGCGTCAGGACATCAACCAGATGATCCTTAATGGCATAGTATTTACAGATGTAGAACGACAAATATTAGACAAAATTGAGGACATTCACCGTCATACTCAGCCTTTAATTCAACGCACTATCGAAGACAGAACAAATGGCCAAGATATCAGTGAATTAGTATTAAAAGAATTGCGCCCAGCCTTTATCGACTGGCTAGCCAATATAAATCAATTCATTGATTACCAAGAACAAATCAATCAATCAGAAACCCCAAAAGCCAGAGCTGTAGCAGGTAATTTTCAGGAACTTATGCTTAGTTTCACCATAATTGCCATTATTATCAGTTGCTTAATAGCTTTTTTAATAGAGCGTAGCTTGCATAAATCTCTGGGAGGAGAACCTCATGAGGCTGCCAATCTCTTATCTGAAATCGCTCAAGGTGACCTTACCATCAAAATCAATACTCCTTACAACAAGAGTATTCTTGGCTCACTAGCCTTAATGCGTGATAAATTACAATCGACTGTAGAAAATATCTTGCAAGCATCCTCCCGATTAACCAATCAATTGGACATTGTTTCGGACGGTTCAAACCATATTCTCAGTGCCGCTAATCAACAAGCGACGTTGACCAATATGAGCCTAGGTAAACTCGAAGGCATGCGTTCAAGCGTTAATACGGTGGCAGAAAAAGCCTCTCGTACAGAGGAAAATTCAAGTACTACCCTTGCCTACGCAAAACAGAGCCGACAAGTCATTACTAAAAATGCTGAGGAGATGACCCACATCTCCAACATGGTTGATAAAACCGCTAAGCAAATCCATAAATTGGATCAATTGACTAAAGAGGTCAGCAGCATCACAAACATTATCAGTGATATATCAGATCAAACAAATCTACTGGCTTTAAATGCCGCCATTGAAGCGGCTCGTGCAGGTGAATCTGGTAGAGGCTTTGCTGTTGTTGCCGATGAAGTAAGGCATTTAGCTAAACGTACCAGTGACGCTACTACCCAAATAGACGTCACACTTTCGCAAATACAATCAGAAGTCAGAGAATTTGTTATTGCAATGGAAACGACGCAACCTCTTGTTGAGAATGGCCGCTCTCTGGCAGAACAAGCTTCTCAGTTGCTAACAAATATAGAACAGCATGCCAGCGACTCTCTATCGCAAATCAAGGACGTCGTCCAAACCACCTTATCTCAGCAAGACGCCATCAATAATGTCGCCAATGTAATAGATCAACTTAACAACACGTCGCAACAAACTATGTCCTTACTTGAAACGAACGACACGGCGACAAACAAATTAAACAATCTAGCTAATGACTTAAAAACGGACATCCGCTTCTTTAAAGTCTAA
- a CDS encoding DUF1304 domain-containing protein: MAIIAMTLVAAVALLHFYILYLEMFCWTTPKGRKAFGLTEEFAESSKVLAANQGLYNGFLGAGLLWGLWLGEAGQSVVVFFLICVLVAGLYGGMTANKKIIFIQAAPSAISLLAVTLL; encoded by the coding sequence ATGGCAATTATTGCAATGACTCTAGTGGCAGCGGTGGCCTTGTTGCACTTTTACATTCTGTATTTGGAGATGTTTTGCTGGACGACTCCCAAAGGACGAAAAGCATTTGGTCTGACGGAAGAGTTCGCAGAGTCCAGTAAGGTGTTAGCAGCGAATCAAGGTTTATACAACGGTTTTTTAGGGGCGGGTTTATTATGGGGCTTGTGGCTTGGTGAAGCTGGTCAGTCCGTGGTGGTCTTCTTTTTGATTTGTGTATTGGTGGCTGGCCTTTATGGCGGGATGACAGCCAATAAGAAGATTATCTTTATTCAGGCAGCGCCAAGTGCCATCAGCTTACTGGCGGTGACTTTACTGTAA
- the rsmS gene encoding pleiotropic regulatory protein RsmS gives MSLDKAPDHVKLAVDLIELLETNEIAPDVAVEALRLVLKDFENKLSTKE, from the coding sequence ATGAGCTTAGATAAGGCCCCAGACCATGTTAAATTGGCGGTGGATTTAATTGAGTTATTAGAAACCAATGAAATAGCCCCTGATGTGGCTGTTGAAGCATTACGTTTGGTCTTAAAAGACTTTGAAAATAAACTGAGTACAAAAGAATAG
- a CDS encoding 6,7-dimethyl-8-ribityllumazine synthase, whose product MNQSSTNQIDFNPANKRIAILHAAWHEDIVMNCANAFCEELVARGYNKDLIDLIPVPGAYEIPLQAKLLAKSGQYSAIAGTALVVDGGIYRHDFVAQTVCSALMQVQLETEVPVLTAVLTPHNFHEHEEHKNYFSRHFVKKGTELANACDQAIRLTESAKALM is encoded by the coding sequence ATGAATCAGAGCTCAACGAATCAAATTGATTTCAATCCAGCTAATAAACGCATTGCGATTCTTCATGCTGCATGGCACGAAGACATTGTGATGAACTGTGCCAATGCTTTCTGTGAAGAGTTAGTGGCACGTGGTTATAACAAAGACCTCATCGATCTTATTCCAGTGCCCGGCGCCTATGAGATTCCACTGCAAGCCAAGTTATTGGCTAAAAGTGGTCAATACTCAGCGATTGCCGGTACCGCTCTAGTGGTCGATGGTGGTATTTATCGTCACGATTTTGTCGCGCAAACGGTATGCAGCGCGTTGATGCAAGTCCAGTTAGAAACAGAAGTGCCTGTGCTAACGGCTGTGTTAACGCCCCATAACTTCCATGAACATGAAGAGCACAAGAATTACTTTAGCCGCCACTTTGTTAAAAAAGGCACAGAGTTGGCAAATGCTTGCGACCAAGCCATTCGCCTCACTGAAAGCGCCAAAGCGCTGATGTAA